AAAGTTAGTGTTCTGCATGTCTATCCTTCGGCCGTAGCACTACAATACAACTACAGACAATAACAGAAGGGATGAGAACATCTCATGGACAAAAACGAATATTTGCAACAGATTGAAGCAACGATTGAGAGTGGTAAATTCAAGGACAACTGGAGTTCGCTTAGCGCCTTCCAAGTTCCTGAATGGTACCCAAAAGCGAAATTCGGCATATTCATTCACTGGGGGCTATATTCTGTACCGGCCTATGATAGCGAATGGTATTCGCGAAATATGTACATACAAGGCACCAAAGCTTATGAACATCACCTCGAGGTGTATGGACCTCATAAGGACTTTGGATATAAAGACTTCATTCCGATGTTTCGTGCAGAGAAGTTCGATGCAGACGAATGGGCAACGTTATTCAAACAGGCTGGAGCCAGATATGTTATGCCTGTGGCTGAGCACCATGATGGTTTTCAGATGTACAAAAGCTCTATCTCTCACTATAACACATATGAAATGGGCCCCAAACGGGATCTTCTGGGCGAGATGAAGGTTGCATACGAGAAGCAGGGGCTGACCTTATGTGTGTCGTCTCACCGCGCCGAGCACTGGTTCTTCATGTCTCACGGGAAGGAGTTTGATTCAGATATTAAGGAACCCCTGGAGCGTGGGGATTTCTATTGGCCTGCCATGCCTGAACCCAAGGATCACTTCGACTTGTATGACTCACCTCCAACCGAGGAGTATCTGGAGGACTGGTTGATTCGCTGCTGTGAACTGGTCGATCAATACCAGCCAAAGGTCTTTTATTTCGATTGGTGGATTCAAACGGTTGCGTTCAAACCCTATCTTAAAAAATTTGCTGCCTATTATTATAACAAAGGCGAAGAATGGGGCGTGCCTGTAGCTATCAATTATAAACATGAGGCCTACATGTTTGGTAGTGCCGTTCCGGATGTGGAGCGGGGACAGTTCGCTGAGCTTAAGCCCTATTTTTGGCAAACGGATACAGCTGTCGCTAAAAACTCATGGTGTTACACGGAAAATAATAACTATAAAACGGCTGAGGAGATCATTCGGGATCTTGTCGATATTGTAAGCAAAAACGGAAATTTGCTGCTGAACATTGGACCCAAAGCAGACGGCAGTATACCGGATGAAGATCGGGACATTTTGCTGAGCATTGGCAAGTGGCTGGAAGTGAATGGGGAAGCGATCTATGACACGTCATTCTGGCGCACGTTTGGCGAGGGTCCGACAGAGGTGAAGGAAGGGCAATTCACCGATGGGGATACGAAGATATTTACGAGTGAAGATATACGGTTTACGTTAAAAGATAGCAGTCTTTATGCCACGGTTCTTGCCTATCCAGATAACGGGGTGATTCACATTAAATCCCTGAAGAAAGATTCTCATCATTATCAAGGCGTTATTCAAGACATTCAGGTACTTGGTTACGAGGAAAAACCGCAATGGGAGAGAACAGCTGACGCACTGACGATCACAACGACAACTGTGAAAAGTAATGCGCCTATTGTTTTCAAAATTAAATTGGACTAATCTACAAAGATAAATTAAATACTGTAAATATAAAAAGGGCGCATCCAGGAGTATTGTACTCATCGGATAGCGCTCTTTTGGTTGCTTCACCTTTTCAGCAATAATCTATATCCTGCAATGAATTATACTCGTTTTCGGGTTCGAGCTGTTGATGGGCGAGACTTGGTACCTCGTTTTTTGATTAATCGATGTGTCTTCCGTTTGCGCTTAACTTCACTATGCGGGATGTAACGGGAAATTTTCTTATTATTAGGTTGCGATACTGATGGAGGTGTAGGCAATTCACATAATTCCTCCGGTAAGTTCTTCATCGCTGTGTAGCTGATGGGCAAGATATTCAACGCCTGCATTGTTCGGGGAATTTCCGCATTCATGAACACGGAAAGTTCGCGTTCCCGAATATCCGTCCATTCTGAAATTCCACGCAGAACGTCGTCTACATAGCCAGGGTGACATACAATCTCGGTGATTCCCTCAGGTAGAGAAACCAAATGATGAAGCAGTCGCTGTAAACCCTCGTTGTCTCCATAAGTATCCAACAGAATCGTCCCGGTCATTCGGGGTGTGGGCCCATTGGGGATGGAATGAACGATCTGAGATCTACGAAGAGGAACGTTCTCCCGAATGGCTTTCTCCACCATAATCTGATATATCGTGGGATCGTTCTGATGTAACAAGTGATGTGAATCCAAATGTGCAGGATATCGGGAGGTTGCTATGAACCGATTCCATTGTGCATTAAGTTCTTTGGTAATATCAGCGGGATCTCGTACTAATGCACTATTCCCGTTATGAAAAGAACCATCAGGGTTCACTAGAGTAGGTATGCTACCCGGATCGGAAACAGGGTACCCATAAGTGAGATTGAAATGTAAACCGATTCCAAGTTCCGGTAGTGACCGGGCAGAACACACTGCATGCTCGAAGCCTGGCATATTGACCATCATCGAAGTGCTCGTAATTCCCCCTGCTTGATAGGCTTTTATAATCCCCTCGTTAATGGCAGGCGAGAGTCCGAAGTCGTCCGCATTAATAATGACTTGCCTGCTCATGTCCGTTACTCCCCTTCCCTGAATTGAGAACCAATCGAATATCATCTCCCCAATATATTAAAGGGACCAAGGGACGGACCGTTCATTCGCACAGGTCTGCTAAAAATCTTACTCCTATCGAAACAACATTCCTGGACGTTGCCAGTACGTCAAATAGCCTGAACAACACAAGGTAAGTGGATGTATGTCCACTCGTGAATAGAAATATTCGGGTAAGAATGCGAATACAATTACATGAAAAAATAATCACGAAATTCGTTGTGGCTAATATACTGTTTAGATCAAACCAGTGATGTTCGCCTGTAATGGAATGATTGAGACTCACTAAGGAGGATCTGCAAAAAAGATGAAACCAAAGAAACGCATTAGATATGGATGGAGCGGATTTAAGAAAAAAAAAGCTGAGGACTGTGACCATCCCCAAGAGCAGCACAAAGAACACCATCACGAGCACCATCATAACCACCACAATCATCACCACAATAACCACCATCATAAGTGTTTTGATAAAGAAGCCGAATTGCTTCTCAAATTAATTGGTGAGTTGAAGGGAGCAATTGTACAGGTTTTTGCGAATCCCTCGCCTCACAATGTTTCACTTCTGATTGAGGTACTGCGTAAATTACTGGCTCTGGTTCATCATTCGGATTTGAAAAAGGGAACCAAGGCAGATCTCGAAGCGATCTTGGAGCTTACCATTGTATCTGCAGAGGCCGTTCCATTTTCTCCGATCAGTGTGGGAACCAATTTACAGCAATTGCTGGATGTGCTCCTATCTGTCATTTTACAGGGGAATATCGATTCGACTGAGAAAGATCAACTGGTCATTTTGATCCGGGCGACGGAATTGGCTATCACAACAGGGCTTAGAAACATAGGGAGTCAAGGTCCGGCAGGACCTGCAGGACCAGCGGGTCCTCAGGGCGTACCTGGTCCACAAGGCCCGGCTGGCGCTGCTGGTTCTCAGGGTGGTGTAGGTCCAGCTGGTACACCGGGAGCTGCTGGTGCCCAGGGACCAGCAGGTGCGACAGGTGTTACTGGCGCAACAGGAGCGACAGGCGTAACGGGGAGCACAGGAGCCGTTGGGGCAGCGGGCGTTACAGGAGCAACGGGCGATCCGGGTTTAACTGGAGCCACCGGAGCCGTAGGGAATACGGGTGCAGCTGGACTTGCGGGAGTCACCGGGGCTACCGGGGCAACGGGTGACCCTGGTTTGGCTGGAGCGACGGGTGTGACAGGGGCCGGAGCTACTGGTGTGACAGGAACGACAGGTCTCACAGGTGTGACAGGAACGACAGGTCTCACGGGTGTGACAGGAACGACAGGTCTCACGGGTGTGACAGGAACGACAGGTCTCACGGGTGTGACAGGGGCTACAGGTCTCACGGGTGTGACAGGGGTTACAGGTCTCACGGGTGTTACTGGAGCTACGGGTTCTGGCGCCATTATACCGTTTGCTTCTGGCGGACCTGCCATATTGACAACCATTGCTGGTGGACTGGTAGGAACCACAAGTCTCATTGGTTTCGGAAGCTCGGCAACCGGAGTCAGCATTCTGGGTGGCACGATTGATTTAACGGGGACGATTGTCGGACCACTCATTAACTTTGCGTTCTCTGTCCCACGGGATGGCGTTATAACTTCGATTGCTGCCTATTTCAGTACCACAGCAGCCTTGGCCTTGGTTGGTTCAACGGTGACCATCACTGCGCAATTATTCAGTTCACCTACTCCTGATAATGCATTTACTGCGGTTCCGGGGGCGGTTGTTACATTGGCACCTCCACTCACCGGTATTATTGCATTGGGTAGTATCTCCAATGGCATAACAACCGGATTGACTATACCTGTGACTGCACAGACACGTCTGCTGCTGGTGTTCTCGGCAACGGCAGCCGGACTCACACTTGTGAATACGGTTGTCGGGTATGCAAGTGGCGGCGTGAACATTACATGATGAGATATA
This Paenibacillus xylanexedens DNA region includes the following protein-coding sequences:
- a CDS encoding alpha-L-fucosidase; translated protein: MDKNEYLQQIEATIESGKFKDNWSSLSAFQVPEWYPKAKFGIFIHWGLYSVPAYDSEWYSRNMYIQGTKAYEHHLEVYGPHKDFGYKDFIPMFRAEKFDADEWATLFKQAGARYVMPVAEHHDGFQMYKSSISHYNTYEMGPKRDLLGEMKVAYEKQGLTLCVSSHRAEHWFFMSHGKEFDSDIKEPLERGDFYWPAMPEPKDHFDLYDSPPTEEYLEDWLIRCCELVDQYQPKVFYFDWWIQTVAFKPYLKKFAAYYYNKGEEWGVPVAINYKHEAYMFGSAVPDVERGQFAELKPYFWQTDTAVAKNSWCYTENNNYKTAEEIIRDLVDIVSKNGNLLLNIGPKADGSIPDEDRDILLSIGKWLEVNGEAIYDTSFWRTFGEGPTEVKEGQFTDGDTKIFTSEDIRFTLKDSSLYATVLAYPDNGVIHIKSLKKDSHHYQGVIQDIQVLGYEEKPQWERTADALTITTTTVKSNAPIVFKIKLD
- a CDS encoding carbohydrate deacetylase, whose product is MSRQVIINADDFGLSPAINEGIIKAYQAGGITSTSMMVNMPGFEHAVCSARSLPELGIGLHFNLTYGYPVSDPGSIPTLVNPDGSFHNGNSALVRDPADITKELNAQWNRFIATSRYPAHLDSHHLLHQNDPTIYQIMVEKAIRENVPLRRSQIVHSIPNGPTPRMTGTILLDTYGDNEGLQRLLHHLVSLPEGITEIVCHPGYVDDVLRGISEWTDIRERELSVFMNAEIPRTMQALNILPISYTAMKNLPEELCELPTPPSVSQPNNKKISRYIPHSEVKRKRKTHRLIKKRGTKSRPSTARTRKRV
- a CDS encoding exosporium glycoprotein BclB-related protein: MKPKKRIRYGWSGFKKKKAEDCDHPQEQHKEHHHEHHHNHHNHHHNNHHHKCFDKEAELLLKLIGELKGAIVQVFANPSPHNVSLLIEVLRKLLALVHHSDLKKGTKADLEAILELTIVSAEAVPFSPISVGTNLQQLLDVLLSVILQGNIDSTEKDQLVILIRATELAITTGLRNIGSQGPAGPAGPAGPQGVPGPQGPAGAAGSQGGVGPAGTPGAAGAQGPAGATGVTGATGATGVTGSTGAVGAAGVTGATGDPGLTGATGAVGNTGAAGLAGVTGATGATGDPGLAGATGVTGAGATGVTGTTGLTGVTGTTGLTGVTGTTGLTGVTGTTGLTGVTGATGLTGVTGVTGLTGVTGATGSGAIIPFASGGPAILTTIAGGLVGTTSLIGFGSSATGVSILGGTIDLTGTIVGPLINFAFSVPRDGVITSIAAYFSTTAALALVGSTVTITAQLFSSPTPDNAFTAVPGAVVTLAPPLTGIIALGSISNGITTGLTIPVTAQTRLLLVFSATAAGLTLVNTVVGYASGGVNIT